AACAgtagcagcaacaacaacaacaaaaacaacaaTAGAAGacgtttaaaaaatgaaaaataaaaaacgcCTATGTAAAATAACCATTTTATCCCTTAGCTAAATAAGTTTTTAACGGTGAttaaaaatttggactcaaataacatattttaaatATGTGAGAGACGAgaacaaacaaaaaaaatggaCTAAAGTAGCAATTTTCAACAAACAACAAAGACAAAAATTACACTTTAACTCATTTAATAAGTTAAATTTCATATGAAATCTTCTAACTTTCATTTGTTGGAAAGTTGTATTACATAGGGTAAAATGAATTTAAGTAAATTCAATCATTTGTTGGAAAGTTGTATTATATAGGGTAAAATGAATTTAAGTAAATTCAAAAAAATTCTGATGTCATTTATTttccaaacaaacaaaacaatgaAAAAATTTATATGGCCTAAACTAAATGGAAAAAAGGTATAAAACACGAGAAATCAAACCGGTTAAAGTGAGAATTAACATTATATGTGCTTTAGTCTTCAATACATTCAACTTGAAGCATAAAGTGATCATATAAAACGTATTATTGCACAAACTTAAATATAAAATTACGTATGAATGTCATTTTTATAATAAAAGTAGGGGTAACTAGCAATCAAAACGAGTGGGGGCCATTTTATACGGCAACAAAAGTGGCTTTTTTATTTAGATTTCTTGAAGTAGGATTAATCTTTATGAGACATCGTTAACCCATGTGACACTTCTCATGCTAATTGCTTCCCCCCCAACCCCCTCCCCCTTTTTGTATATAACGTCCCTATTTTATATCTTTTACCACACActttcttcacattcattttcaTGATCATTTCCTTTATTCATTTATTTCCGATCTTAGACAAAACTCGCATCCATACAGGTTTCGGAAATGGGGCTACCCCGGAATCCAAACTCGAGAAGCGCGGATTACCTAGATGGAATGCTAGGCGACTCGGGTAAATCTAGCAAATGGAGGCCGCAAAAGAGCACATCGGCTCGACTCGTGACACTCCTAACTTGCCTACAATTCGCTTTCGCGGTCTACGCCACTTTCTTGCTCTATTACATGAGCCCGTCCATCGATTTACGCACTCCCAAACCCGACTTCGCATGGGCTTCAAGAATCGCCCAACAATGGAAACATTACATAATCCCACCACATGTTGTCACCCGGTACCAAGAATCCGCCTCTAACCTTGTTCTCGAACCTCAACCCATGATCTCGACTCCTTCCGAAGTTTGCGAGCATGAAAAGATCGAATTCGAGCAAAAGAAGTCCAACGACGCACTCATGATCAAGATCAAACGAGAACTTTACGATCAAGTGCGTGATTTTCAAGCCAAAAACTCGGGTACTGAGTCGTTAACTGAGTTAATGTCAATGAAATCGAAATGGGACATGAGTAGCCCCCAAAAGATCCCGAAAGTTACTGTGATCTTGAACCACTTCAAACGTAAAACACTTTGTTCCCAACTCGACTCGTTGCTACACCAAACGCTGCCGTTTCATCATGTTTGGGTGCTGTCGTTTGGAAGTCCTAACGAACTCGGTTTGAAACGGATTGTTGAGAGCTATAATGATACGAGGATAAGTTTCATTAGCTCGAGTTATGATTTCAAGTATTATGGGAGGTTTCAAATGGCTTTGCAAACTGAAGCAGATCTCGTGTACATTTTGGACGATGATATGATTCCTGGGACTAAAATGTTGCAGATTCTGTCGCATGTTGCCGGAACTGACAAGTATAAGAACTCAGTGTTGGGAAGTATCGGGAGGATCTTGCCGTTCCGGCAGAAGGATTTTACTTTTCCGAGTTACCGGAAGTTTAGATCGAAAGAAGCTGGGCTTTATTTGCCTGATCCCGCGTATGACATCACCGTCGATAAAATTGTTCAGGTGATACTTCTAAATTACACCAAATTAATATtcgtattttattttattttaggagCTTACTTAATATTTGGTTTTTCTTTGATTATAATTATTAGCTGATATGCATGCTTattaagtttttatatttatatctattatattttttatatgttttctGGAAATTGTTAAATTAGAATAATGATTAAAGTAGTAAAATTTGGAAAGACGTCATTGGTTTCTGAAACGAAACGGAACGAATTAGATATCTGGAATTGTAATATTTCATGATAACTGAGGAAAACTAAAATGTAGTTATTGTcgaaaaaagaaatttttttctAAGGAATCTGTACTGTTACCTACACGATAATTCTCTACTTTTGGTTATTAAGAAGTGTTGTTTTCATCATGATtgatattattattgttaatttattTTAGGTCGATTTTCTCTCGAGCTCTTGGTTTCTTTCAGCAGAGCTTGTCAAGACTCTTTTTATCGAGACTCCTTTCACATTCATGACTGGGGAAGATTTGCATCTAAGGTATGTCAATAAGGGGTGCCGGGGCACTCCGTTATAGTATAACGGAACCGAACTTCCACGCGTGATGGGCCGCCGCCACTACAACTACAACGCGTTAATGTTCCACGCGTTAATCATTTTCGTGATGGTGACAACGCGTTATGGTTTATTTTTGTGAgggtatttgttggttggggggaaattgttgggtgtggtggtgagtgatgaccacccccactaaaaatggttgtgagtgatggaaaaatggtcaatgacatggcgaaacttgattggtgcttgtgagtgataaattctatcactagtgaaaccacccctagtcccctaaggGGAGGAGGgatggtcactagtgatagatttcTATCACTCTcactatccaatcaaatcatgccatgtcatcacctaaatattctatcactagtgatagaattgtagtgggggtggtatcactagtgatggaattctatcactcccaaatttttttttaattttcattttaaaattagaaattaataataaaacactaaaatataaatttcattaaacttaaaatttcattttataaaacttaattttttattttaaaatttcaaTTAATTTCAATTAAAATGACCGAACCCAAAAGCCCAAATTGATGAACGAACCCAAAAGCCCAGTGAAAGGTTCGTCACAGAGAAGGTTTCTCAAATGAGAGAAGGGTTCATCAAGGCTAATTAAGGTTCGTCAAGTAAAGAAGCAAAACATTCAAACTTTTCAACGCGTGAAGGTTTCAACGCGTTATCAACATGGCGGCGGCGGTGTTACGTGGGAGTTTCACGCGTGATGGGGTGGTATCACGGACCACCCCGCCTACTCTAagaagtgatttttttttttttggtaaaaaaaatagCATCACTGACTGATATAAATTTACACAATATCATACATTGTGTGTATATACCGTTTTTTCTTATAAACTGTAACTTAAAATTATAGTAATTGTTTCAATCTACCTGCCtctattgttattgttattaacaGTGTATTATGTTCAAAAAAAATATCTTTATTTAATGGTTAGGTGACCCTCTATAATAATTATTTAAGAAAGTATATGTTCATGAATATGTGAAGTATTGTGAACATCACATATTTGACTTAATATCCATAATGTATTGGGTACATATCCAATTAGATTGATTGCTACAGTCCCTTATTTAACTAACTTCATGCAAATACACGTCATCTTTTAAGCAACTTGTTCAATTTATTTCAATATTCAAACCGTCTTTctcttttgtaaaatttatatTCTTTATTAGGTGGATATGACATGCTGAATTTGTTTTATATACTCCGTATATGACTATTGATTAGGTAACAAAGCACATTGAGTTGGTTTTATTTTTATCCTTCATATATGATTtctgaaatatttataaaaataatgtcTATATGAAATACACCTTATAAGATAAATACTCATACATTTGTCTTTGCTAGAAATTGGGTAATCTTTTGTTTAATGTTCATATAAAAATAACTGATAATGAATTCGTTCGACTTGCTATCGCAGCTACCAACTTCAGAAGTACAGAAATGCAGGTTCATTTGTGCTCCCTGTCGACCCAAAAGACAAGGAGACTTGGGGCGACAGTGAACACAGACTAGCGTACGTGTCTGAGACCACTGTCATATTTAAAGACGTGGTTACAGTCCGAGATGACCAATGGTGGCGAGCCTTGTCAACTGGCTACATCACTCAATGGGCCGCAATGAACCCTCAAAAAATCGACGCCCTTTTCTACGCTCACACGATAGAAGAAGTCAAAGCCCTAGGTCCACTCCTTGAGAAATTCCGATCAACCGTGGGGAAAAAGGCTTACATTGTGGTTCCAGGAGGTGGGTTTTGCTCGTGCGAGGAAGCCACTTCAGCCTTGCATTGGCCGAAAACAGTGTGTCGGGAAAGAAGGTTTAAGATTTTTGACTTGGGTGTAGGTGCGTTATCAGGAATTTCCAACTCCGAGGTGCCCGTTGTACAAGCGGTTTATGCTAGTATGAAAGGGCTGATCAAGGTTCATAACCCGAGTGTTGTGATCACGGTTGATGATATCGATTCAAATGTAAGGAAAGCACTGAAAATGGCTACCGAAAGTAATTCAAATAGTTCAACTTTGGTTCATTTGCCTAGATCATCTATTACAAAGGTTCTTTGGATGGCTGATCTACGATCTACAGCGTTACCTAGTAAGAACAATCTTTGAATCTTTcgatttttatggttttctgttTTCGGTTTTCAGAGTATCTTCGCTCCAGTTTCTTAGGTTCTACCATTTGAGCTTAAAAACGTTGGGCCTAAAAAAATGGCCCATGAGTTTGAGCTGAAATTTTGGGCCTaataattttgttagttaatgaTTAACTGATTATTACCTAGTTTCTTAGGTCC
Above is a window of Helianthus annuus cultivar XRQ/B chromosome 14, HanXRQr2.0-SUNRISE, whole genome shotgun sequence DNA encoding:
- the LOC110904286 gene encoding uncharacterized protein LOC110904286; translation: MGLPRNPNSRSADYLDGMLGDSGKSSKWRPQKSTSARLVTLLTCLQFAFAVYATFLLYYMSPSIDLRTPKPDFAWASRIAQQWKHYIIPPHVVTRYQESASNLVLEPQPMISTPSEVCEHEKIEFEQKKSNDALMIKIKRELYDQVRDFQAKNSGTESLTELMSMKSKWDMSSPQKIPKVTVILNHFKRKTLCSQLDSLLHQTLPFHHVWVLSFGSPNELGLKRIVESYNDTRISFISSSYDFKYYGRFQMALQTEADLVYILDDDMIPGTKMLQILSHVAGTDKYKNSVLGSIGRILPFRQKDFTFPSYRKFRSKEAGLYLPDPAYDITVDKIVQVDFLSSSWFLSAELVKTLFIETPFTFMTGEDLHLSYQLQKYRNAGSFVLPVDPKDKETWGDSEHRLAYVSETTVIFKDVVTVRDDQWWRALSTGYITQWAAMNPQKIDALFYAHTIEEVKALGPLLEKFRSTVGKKAYIVVPGGGFCSCEEATSALHWPKTVCRERRFKIFDLGVGALSGISNSEVPVVQAVYASMKGLIKVHNPSVVITVDDIDSNVRKALKMATESNSNSSTLVHLPRSSITKVLWMADLRSTALPNWNRMRVSVNIITQNRVNSLTRLLKSLKDAYYLGDEVPISFNMDSRVDEPTLKLVKTFDWPHGPKTLRRRIIQGGLIRAVSESWYPSSDDDFGLLLEDDIEVSPYYYLWIKYALLSYHYDPQVSLPELSSISLYTPRLVEVVKERPKWNATDYFKRIHPNTPYLHQLPCSWGAVFFPKHWREFYVYMNMRFTEDAKQNPVQIPKSRTNGWQASWKKFLIDMMYLRGYVSLYPNFPNQMSFSTNHMEPGAHISAKDNVVRHNKTDFEVPLLKDDFKTYLPNGKMPSASKLPSLNLFNQAVSLKGLKSAGSKLRQDVLNCTVTEVVVVDHETGLPSRCATF